From Cellulosimicrobium cellulans, the proteins below share one genomic window:
- a CDS encoding CueP family metal-binding protein: protein MRRRALPTFVTAAAGTALALVLAGCTAAAPEPSALDALLDRHDLAGLTGQEVVDRLEGLESADRPTDLVASVRAAELVLADASYETTVPLPDDTFYLSVAPYVDGTHECFYHSLTTCQGELAGEPVSVSVVDTATGDVLVEEDTTLGANGFVGYWLPRDVEAALRVEHDGRVGTTTVSTGDDDPTCLTSLQLA, encoded by the coding sequence ATGAGACGACGCGCCCTCCCGACCTTCGTGACCGCCGCCGCCGGAACCGCCCTCGCCCTCGTGCTCGCCGGCTGTACCGCCGCCGCGCCCGAGCCCAGCGCGCTGGACGCGCTGCTCGACCGCCACGACCTCGCGGGCCTCACCGGTCAGGAGGTCGTGGACCGCCTGGAGGGGCTGGAGTCGGCGGATCGCCCCACGGACCTGGTCGCCTCGGTCCGCGCGGCGGAGCTCGTGCTCGCCGACGCGTCGTACGAGACGACGGTCCCGCTGCCGGACGACACGTTCTACCTGTCCGTCGCGCCGTACGTGGACGGGACGCACGAGTGCTTCTACCACTCGCTCACGACGTGCCAGGGCGAGCTCGCGGGCGAGCCCGTGAGCGTGAGCGTCGTCGACACCGCGACCGGCGACGTCCTCGTCGAGGAGGACACGACGCTCGGCGCCAACGGGTTCGTCGGCTACTGGCTCCCGCGCGACGTCGAGGCCGCGCTGCGCGTGGAGCACGACGGCCGCGTCGGCACGACGACCGTCTCGACGGGCGACGACGACCCCACCTGCCTCACGTCGTTGCAGCTCGCCTGA
- a CDS encoding TIM barrel protein: MGPRRLARRGIAAVLSAVVLVPLSISAAGAHPGHEEATPAADEAIDWDNYEKVLLSKNTGEPIDLAVLPDSRVLHTARDGVVRLTDSATGLTTQIADLDVYSNSEDGLQGISLDPDFEENHWLYLVYAPRVMDGVSPSGVEYPETTPSGSAPNSLPTGEDESYWDRWLGYNQLSRFTWDPATDAIDLSTEREILKVDAQRGQCCHVGADMAWDAEGNLFLSTGDNTPASTPGANGYAPNNNAPGMNPGFDDRRGAGSTNDLRGKILRINPIEDLAADTEVGPGSTYTIPEGNLFDDPQYDDVQDLVRNETYVMGVRNPFRIDYDVESGALVWGDYGPDAAAADPNRGPMGYVEWQLTTEPMNGGWPYCHGPNANYNEWDYATSTPGDFFDCEAGAENNSTWNTGLDVVPPATAPQVYYGDNPGDQPELLDPLTAWGGTGQAPMGGPIYRYDENLDSDVKFPAYWDGHPFMAEFSQDYVAAFTLDELSSAGEVTAVENFLPNDHLETVNQPIWDNVMDMEFGPDGALYVLEYGDGFFRQNPDAGLYKVVYGSSNTHPRAFISADPVSGSTAPLEVTFDASASTDAETPAGELVYDWDFDSDGVYDAQGVTVTHTFTELGQFNVQLRVTDAGGNFGLAIQQITVGNTAPVITLDQPDGAIFDWGDAVPYTVSVEDAEDGNQPTCRNIQYTFGLGHNTHAHPEVSGRAADTADGCGFTIQTSPDAVEHGEGEKIYGTLVVTYTDQAQGSVPAIRGEATHILKPQEQQAEWYDAAEGVELVQDDTADAGYYVSSLDEGDSFSYKPIAFTHAPTGDPINSVTMIGRGEGTVSLGWVGADGETVDSLAEFRFAGDTWKDASRTLTEVPEGTGTLVVTSTGGVDVDNLTFGRNVVVPADQVSIQLYSLIPWVRADGQQAVLDRLGEIGLQNVEPYGGNYAGLTGEEFRAQADAAGLKAPSSHYNVGEADFDTTLEYVGEVGQQYVGSGGFPSPGIGTYENTLATAEAMNRLGERAVAAGFEKFFGHNHDREFTTKYVHDGVEMSAWEILVAETNPEYVTFEVDVAWAAHAGVDVAALLEQHGDRIELLHIKDATGLGSSIRFTNLGDGDVPLQGILSAAAEAGVVYYVMEYDQAPDGEDFATTGYEYLTGEPAGGPDEPTEPVTVPVDQVSIQMFSLIPWVNEVGLPAVLERLSEIGFQNIEPFGGNFAGYTAEEFRALADSYGLSVKSSHYNVDEGTFDATLDYVSTLGQEYVGSGGFPQPGIGTYENTIATAEAMNRLGQRTVDAGLVKFFGHNHDREFTTTYEHEGETLSAWEILVRETDPELVTFQLDVGWATHAGVDVPALIEQYGDRIALTHIKDAVDLGTEDGPTFTNLGDGDVPLQEILAAAQEAGVDYYVMEYDLAADGEGFATTGFEYLTGQPAGANERTVTVTAQPRCLAGKAYLAVRALNDEDVPLDITIETPYGTKTFEDVAPGKNAYQSFGTRSDELGAGSVSVAATDAEGGTGTVTAEHDALSCG; this comes from the coding sequence ATGGGCCCTCGCAGGCTCGCCAGACGAGGGATCGCCGCGGTCCTGTCCGCCGTGGTGCTGGTACCGCTGTCGATCAGCGCAGCCGGCGCGCACCCCGGGCACGAGGAAGCGACACCGGCCGCCGACGAGGCGATCGACTGGGACAACTACGAGAAGGTGCTGCTCAGCAAGAACACCGGCGAGCCGATCGACCTCGCCGTCCTGCCTGACTCCCGGGTCCTGCACACCGCGCGCGACGGCGTCGTGCGCCTCACCGACTCCGCGACGGGGCTGACCACCCAGATCGCGGACCTCGACGTCTACTCCAACTCCGAGGACGGGCTGCAGGGCATCTCCCTCGACCCGGACTTCGAGGAGAACCACTGGCTGTACCTGGTCTACGCACCCCGCGTGATGGACGGCGTCTCGCCCTCCGGCGTGGAGTACCCGGAGACGACCCCGTCGGGGAGCGCTCCGAACTCGCTGCCGACGGGCGAGGACGAGAGCTACTGGGACCGGTGGCTCGGGTACAACCAGCTCTCGCGCTTCACGTGGGACCCGGCGACCGACGCGATCGACCTCTCCACCGAGCGCGAGATCCTCAAGGTGGACGCGCAACGAGGGCAGTGCTGCCACGTGGGCGCGGACATGGCGTGGGACGCCGAGGGGAACCTGTTCCTCTCGACCGGTGACAACACCCCGGCCAGCACCCCGGGCGCGAACGGCTACGCGCCCAACAACAACGCCCCGGGCATGAACCCCGGCTTCGACGACCGTCGCGGCGCCGGCAGCACCAACGATCTGCGCGGCAAGATCCTGCGGATCAACCCGATCGAGGACCTCGCCGCAGACACCGAGGTCGGCCCGGGGAGCACGTACACGATCCCCGAGGGCAACCTCTTCGACGACCCGCAGTACGACGACGTCCAGGACCTCGTGCGGAACGAGACCTACGTCATGGGTGTGCGCAACCCGTTCCGCATCGACTACGACGTCGAGTCCGGCGCGCTCGTGTGGGGCGACTACGGACCGGACGCGGCCGCGGCGGACCCGAACCGGGGGCCCATGGGCTACGTCGAGTGGCAGCTCACGACCGAGCCGATGAACGGCGGCTGGCCGTACTGCCACGGTCCCAACGCGAACTACAACGAGTGGGACTACGCGACGTCGACGCCGGGAGACTTCTTCGACTGCGAGGCCGGCGCCGAGAACAACTCGACGTGGAACACCGGCCTGGACGTCGTGCCGCCCGCGACCGCGCCGCAGGTCTACTACGGCGACAACCCCGGCGACCAGCCGGAGCTGCTCGACCCGCTGACGGCATGGGGCGGCACGGGCCAGGCCCCGATGGGTGGCCCGATCTACCGCTACGACGAGAACCTCGACTCGGACGTCAAGTTCCCCGCGTACTGGGACGGGCACCCGTTCATGGCGGAGTTCTCGCAGGACTACGTCGCGGCGTTCACCCTGGACGAGCTCTCGTCCGCCGGTGAGGTCACCGCGGTCGAGAACTTCCTGCCGAACGACCACCTGGAGACGGTCAACCAGCCGATCTGGGACAACGTCATGGACATGGAGTTCGGTCCGGACGGCGCCCTGTACGTGCTGGAGTACGGTGACGGCTTCTTCCGCCAGAACCCGGACGCCGGCCTGTACAAGGTCGTCTACGGGTCGTCGAACACCCACCCGCGGGCCTTCATCTCGGCCGACCCGGTCTCGGGCAGCACCGCCCCGCTCGAGGTGACCTTCGACGCGTCGGCCTCGACCGACGCCGAGACCCCGGCCGGCGAGCTCGTCTACGACTGGGACTTCGACTCCGACGGCGTCTACGACGCCCAGGGCGTGACCGTCACGCACACGTTCACCGAGCTCGGCCAGTTCAACGTGCAGCTGCGCGTCACCGACGCGGGCGGCAACTTCGGTCTCGCGATCCAGCAGATCACGGTCGGCAACACCGCCCCCGTCATCACCCTGGACCAGCCCGACGGGGCGATCTTCGACTGGGGCGACGCCGTCCCGTACACCGTCTCGGTCGAGGACGCCGAGGACGGCAACCAGCCGACGTGCCGCAACATCCAGTACACGTTCGGTCTGGGCCACAACACGCACGCGCACCCCGAGGTGAGCGGGCGGGCCGCGGACACGGCGGACGGGTGCGGGTTCACGATCCAGACCAGCCCCGACGCGGTCGAGCACGGCGAGGGCGAGAAGATCTACGGCACCCTCGTCGTGACCTACACCGACCAGGCGCAGGGCAGCGTCCCGGCCATCCGGGGCGAGGCCACGCACATCCTCAAGCCGCAGGAGCAGCAGGCGGAGTGGTACGACGCGGCCGAGGGCGTCGAGCTCGTGCAGGACGACACGGCGGACGCCGGGTACTACGTCTCCTCGCTCGACGAGGGCGACTCGTTCTCCTACAAGCCGATCGCCTTCACGCACGCCCCGACCGGTGACCCGATCAACAGCGTGACCATGATCGGCCGCGGCGAGGGCACCGTCTCGCTCGGCTGGGTGGGTGCGGACGGCGAGACCGTCGACTCGCTCGCCGAGTTCCGCTTCGCCGGTGACACCTGGAAGGACGCCAGCCGCACGCTCACCGAGGTGCCGGAGGGCACCGGGACGCTCGTCGTGACGAGCACCGGTGGTGTGGACGTCGACAACCTGACCTTCGGGCGCAACGTCGTCGTCCCGGCCGACCAGGTGTCCATCCAGCTCTACTCGCTGATCCCGTGGGTCCGGGCGGACGGCCAGCAGGCCGTGCTCGACCGTCTGGGCGAGATCGGGCTCCAGAACGTCGAGCCGTACGGCGGCAACTACGCCGGCCTGACGGGCGAGGAGTTCCGTGCGCAGGCCGACGCAGCGGGCCTGAAGGCGCCGTCGTCGCACTACAACGTGGGCGAGGCGGACTTCGACACGACGCTCGAGTACGTGGGCGAGGTCGGGCAGCAGTACGTGGGATCGGGTGGCTTCCCCTCCCCGGGGATCGGCACCTACGAGAACACGCTGGCCACCGCCGAGGCGATGAACCGTCTCGGTGAGCGGGCCGTGGCGGCCGGGTTCGAGAAGTTCTTCGGCCACAACCACGACCGCGAGTTCACCACGAAGTACGTGCACGACGGCGTCGAGATGTCCGCCTGGGAGATCCTCGTGGCGGAGACGAACCCGGAGTACGTGACGTTCGAGGTGGACGTCGCGTGGGCCGCTCACGCGGGCGTGGACGTCGCGGCGCTGCTCGAGCAGCACGGCGACCGGATCGAGCTCCTCCACATCAAGGACGCGACCGGGCTCGGCTCGAGCATCAGGTTCACGAACCTCGGTGACGGGGACGTCCCCCTGCAGGGCATCCTGTCCGCCGCGGCCGAGGCCGGCGTCGTGTACTACGTCATGGAGTACGACCAGGCCCCGGACGGCGAGGACTTCGCCACCACCGGGTACGAGTACCTCACCGGTGAGCCCGCGGGCGGTCCGGACGAGCCCACCGAGCCGGTCACGGTCCCGGTGGACCAGGTCTCGATCCAGATGTTCTCGCTGATCCCGTGGGTCAACGAGGTGGGCCTGCCAGCCGTCCTCGAGCGCCTGTCCGAGATCGGGTTCCAGAACATCGAGCCGTTCGGCGGCAACTTCGCCGGCTACACGGCGGAGGAGTTCCGCGCGCTGGCCGACTCGTACGGCCTGAGCGTCAAGTCCTCGCACTACAACGTCGACGAGGGCACGTTCGACGCCACGCTCGACTACGTCTCCACGCTGGGCCAGGAGTACGTGGGCTCGGGTGGCTTCCCCCAGCCGGGGATCGGCACCTACGAGAACACGATCGCCACCGCCGAGGCGATGAACCGCCTCGGTCAGCGCACCGTGGACGCGGGGCTGGTGAAGTTCTTCGGTCACAACCACGACCGGGAGTTCACCACCACGTACGAGCACGAGGGCGAGACGCTCTCCGCCTGGGAGATCCTGGTCCGCGAGACCGACCCGGAGCTCGTGACGTTCCAGCTGGACGTCGGCTGGGCGACGCACGCCGGCGTCGACGTGCCGGCGCTCATCGAGCAGTACGGCGACCGGATCGCGCTCACGCACATCAAGGACGCGGTCGACCTGGGGACCGAGGACGGCCCGACGTTCACCAACCTCGGTGACGGTGACGTGCCGCTGCAGGAGATCCTTGCGGCGGCGCAGGAGGCCGGCGTCGACTACTACGTGATGGAGTACGACCTCGCCGCCGACGGCGAGGGCTTCGCCACCACCGGGTTCGAGTACCTCACCGGCCAGCCGGCCGGCGCGAACGAGCGGACGGTCACGGTGACGGCGCAGCCGCGGTGCCTCGCGGGCAAGGCCTACCTCGCCGTCCGTGCGCTCAACGACGAGGACGTCCCGCTCGACATCACGATCGAGACGCCCTACGGCACCAAGACGTTCGAGGACGTCGCACCGGGCAAGAACGCCTACCAGTCGTTCGGTACCCGGTCGGACGAGCTCGGCGCCGGCAGCGTCAGCGTCGCGGCGACGGACGCCGAGGGAGGGACGGGCACGGTCACCGCGGAGCACGACGCCCTGTCGTGCGGCTGA
- a CDS encoding phosphotriesterase family protein, which produces MSVTPAGHVQTVTGRAAAADLGLTLPHEHLFNDLSGVLDPPSYRFSEAVVGAPVSASVAWALRQDPYCCADNIADKPVAAVAAELESFAALGGRTIVDATSSAVIGRNPERLAEVARRTGLHVIAGCGAYLEKFEGDRIAAAAVDAQATAIVAELVHGIGETGVRPGVIGEIGVSPSFTAGETASLRAAALAQREHPHVALQVHLPGWQRRAHEVLDLVLDEVGVRPEKVVLCHMDPSADDPGYQRSVAERGVWLEFDMVGMDITFPQEGVSPDPHTTAAAVQRLVADGHAGQVLLSHDVFLKQMWVQHGGNGFAYVPTVFTEMLASRGVPRDVLARLTHDNPVAMLTA; this is translated from the coding sequence ATGAGCGTCACGCCCGCCGGCCACGTGCAGACGGTCACCGGCCGCGCCGCGGCCGCCGACCTCGGCCTCACGCTGCCGCACGAGCACCTGTTCAACGACCTGTCGGGCGTGCTCGACCCGCCGAGCTACCGCTTCTCCGAGGCGGTCGTCGGGGCCCCGGTCTCCGCGTCGGTCGCCTGGGCGCTGCGCCAGGACCCGTACTGCTGCGCGGACAACATCGCCGACAAGCCGGTCGCCGCGGTCGCGGCGGAGCTCGAGAGCTTCGCCGCGCTGGGCGGGCGCACGATCGTCGACGCGACGTCGAGCGCGGTGATCGGGCGCAACCCCGAGCGGCTCGCGGAGGTGGCCCGCCGGACGGGCCTGCACGTGATCGCGGGCTGCGGCGCCTACCTCGAGAAGTTCGAGGGCGACCGCATCGCCGCCGCCGCGGTGGACGCCCAGGCGACCGCGATCGTGGCCGAGCTCGTCCACGGGATCGGCGAGACCGGCGTGCGGCCCGGGGTCATCGGCGAGATCGGCGTCTCGCCGTCGTTCACCGCGGGCGAGACCGCCTCCCTGCGCGCGGCGGCCCTCGCACAGCGCGAGCACCCGCACGTCGCGCTCCAGGTGCACCTGCCCGGCTGGCAGCGCCGCGCGCACGAGGTCCTCGACCTCGTGCTCGACGAGGTGGGCGTACGACCCGAGAAGGTCGTGCTGTGCCACATGGACCCGTCCGCGGACGACCCGGGCTACCAGCGGTCGGTGGCCGAGCGCGGCGTCTGGCTCGAGTTCGACATGGTGGGCATGGACATCACCTTCCCGCAGGAGGGCGTCTCCCCCGACCCGCACACGACCGCCGCCGCGGTGCAGCGTCTCGTGGCGGACGGGCACGCGGGCCAGGTGCTGCTCAGCCACGACGTGTTCCTCAAGCAGATGTGGGTCCAGCACGGCGGCAACGGCTTCGCCTACGTCCCCACCGTCTTCACGGAGATGCTCGCGTCGCGCGGCGTGCCCCGCGACGTGCTCGCCCGGCTCACCCACGACAACCCGGTGGCGATGCTCACCGCCTGA
- a CDS encoding DMT family transporter, translated as MKHTTPATTGSPSGTQGGALNSSARRSRVKDTATALLVVATVLAGALGPLQAAVNGQLGKTIGDGHAAALISFGTGLVLMFVVVFARPATRREALAIPGLIRSRTIPWWNYLAGLCGAVIVLSEGVTVGVLGVATFQISLISGLVISGVICDRLGVTASVKQPLTTTRLLGAALAIAATVVVISPSFSVPHTIVLAIMPFVGGLLAGWQPAGNAAVADVTGSMLVSIGWNFLVGFTALLIAYVVRALAGGVDFQLPSEWWMYLGGPLGLLSIALMALLVRGLGLLLLGLASVAGQLVGSLVLDAAIPALGHTVHVATVIGTVIALVAAGIGMIPSGKAAHADEPDDGEHEDAVTAAVAGGEAGEASGR; from the coding sequence ATGAAGCACACCACGCCGGCGACCACCGGTTCCCCGTCCGGCACTCAGGGAGGTGCTCTGAACTCGTCAGCCCGCCGCAGCAGGGTCAAGGACACCGCGACCGCCCTGCTCGTCGTCGCGACCGTCCTCGCGGGGGCCCTCGGCCCCCTGCAGGCGGCCGTCAACGGCCAGCTCGGCAAGACGATCGGCGACGGGCACGCCGCCGCGCTCATCTCGTTCGGGACCGGCCTGGTCCTCATGTTCGTCGTCGTGTTCGCCCGCCCGGCCACCCGGCGCGAGGCGCTCGCGATCCCCGGCCTGATCCGCTCCCGCACGATCCCGTGGTGGAACTACCTCGCGGGCCTGTGCGGCGCCGTCATCGTCCTGTCCGAGGGCGTGACCGTCGGTGTCCTCGGCGTCGCCACGTTCCAGATCTCGCTGATCTCCGGCCTCGTGATCTCGGGCGTCATCTGCGACCGCCTCGGCGTCACGGCGTCGGTCAAGCAGCCGCTCACCACGACGCGCCTCCTCGGCGCGGCGCTCGCCATCGCGGCGACCGTCGTCGTCATCTCGCCGAGCTTCTCCGTGCCGCACACGATCGTCCTCGCGATCATGCCGTTCGTGGGCGGCCTGCTCGCGGGCTGGCAGCCGGCCGGGAACGCGGCCGTCGCGGACGTCACCGGGTCGATGCTCGTCTCGATCGGCTGGAACTTCCTCGTGGGCTTCACGGCCCTCCTGATCGCCTACGTCGTGCGCGCTCTGGCGGGCGGCGTCGACTTCCAGCTCCCGAGCGAGTGGTGGATGTACCTGGGCGGCCCGCTCGGCCTGCTGTCCATCGCGCTCATGGCGCTGCTCGTGCGCGGCCTCGGGCTGCTCCTGCTCGGCCTCGCCTCGGTCGCGGGCCAGCTCGTCGGCTCGCTCGTCCTCGACGCCGCGATCCCGGCGCTGGGCCACACCGTGCACGTCGCGACCGTGATCGGCACGGTCATCGCGCTCGTGGCCGCCGGGATCGGCATGATCCCGTCCGGCAAGGCGGCCCACGCCGACGAGCCGGACGACGGCGAGCACGAGGACGCCGTGACGGCGGCGGTCGCGGGCGGCGAGGCGGGCGAGGCGAGCGGACGATGA
- a CDS encoding ribokinase, translating to MTPEVVVVGSLNMDLRLTVDRLPRSGETVSATGLVRSPGGKGANQAVAAARLGRRVAMVGAVGDDDDGRAIRRRLAVEGLVLDGLATVDRPTGVAVVLWEQPESTIVIEPGANAVVDEAFVAERADLVRDAAAVLCQCETPLGALRAVAATATGTTVLNPAPAVPLPAPVRAAFRVLVPNRFELATLVGASTEPGNEDEVLAMVHALDHPGDVVVTLGADGALVVPAGGAPVTVPAERVDAVDTTAAGDSFCAALADGLLHGGDLVESARWAAHVAASTTTRHGAVDSLPRAADLAPEGTRIPLHS from the coding sequence ATGACGCCCGAGGTGGTGGTCGTCGGCAGCCTGAACATGGACCTCAGGCTGACCGTCGACCGCCTGCCCCGCTCGGGCGAGACAGTCTCCGCGACGGGCCTCGTCCGCTCCCCCGGCGGCAAGGGCGCCAACCAGGCCGTCGCCGCCGCCCGGCTCGGCCGGCGCGTCGCCATGGTCGGCGCCGTCGGCGACGACGACGACGGCCGCGCCATCCGCCGCCGCCTCGCCGTCGAGGGCCTCGTCCTCGACGGCCTCGCGACGGTCGACCGCCCCACGGGCGTCGCCGTCGTGCTGTGGGAGCAGCCCGAGTCGACGATCGTCATCGAGCCCGGCGCGAACGCCGTCGTCGACGAGGCGTTCGTCGCCGAGCGCGCCGACCTCGTCCGCGACGCGGCGGCCGTCCTGTGCCAGTGCGAGACGCCGCTCGGCGCCCTGCGCGCCGTCGCCGCCACCGCGACGGGCACCACGGTGCTCAACCCGGCGCCCGCCGTCCCGCTGCCCGCCCCCGTGCGCGCCGCGTTCCGCGTGCTCGTGCCCAACCGGTTCGAGCTCGCGACCCTCGTCGGGGCGAGCACCGAGCCCGGCAACGAGGACGAGGTGCTCGCCATGGTGCACGCGCTCGACCACCCCGGGGACGTCGTCGTCACCCTCGGGGCCGACGGCGCGCTCGTCGTCCCCGCGGGGGGCGCACCCGTCACCGTCCCGGCCGAGCGCGTCGACGCCGTCGACACGACCGCCGCCGGCGACTCGTTCTGCGCGGCGCTCGCGGACGGCCTGCTCCACGGCGGCGACCTCGTCGAGTCCGCCCGCTGGGCGGCGCACGTCGCCGCCTCCACCACCACCCGCCACGGCGCCGTCGACTCCCTGCCGCGCGCCGCCGACCTGGCCCCCGAGGGCACCAGGATTCCGCTCCACAGCTAA
- a CDS encoding LacI family DNA-binding transcriptional regulator, with amino-acid sequence MTLTRVAQRAGVSASTASRYLRGQLNVQPETAARIDAAVREVGYVVPAPGPAVREDERRTGVVALVVPDFVNPFFTALAEEVARLAGDRRVPLVVALSTRHGDAESGLGQLLASDGSLGGVVYVGMSRTDDRLARAVADGLPVVVIDEEVDLDLPVETITVDNYGGAYQATSYLVQQGHRRIAHVAGPAELSTTQDRLRGYVDAMHDAGLDVDPDLVRHGPYTEQFGASTFPYLTRPGSAPTAVFVGSDIVAVGMLGAAELHGISIPEDLSVVGCDGIRVGQWLRPKLTTLEQPVAALALAAMDAVERSMAGARPDGVPARTVLPLHLVVRGSVARPATP; translated from the coding sequence ATGACGCTCACGCGTGTTGCGCAACGTGCCGGCGTGTCGGCCTCGACGGCGTCGCGCTACCTGCGCGGTCAGCTCAACGTCCAGCCGGAGACGGCGGCGCGGATCGACGCCGCGGTCCGCGAGGTGGGGTACGTCGTGCCTGCGCCGGGCCCGGCCGTGCGCGAGGACGAGCGCCGCACGGGTGTAGTCGCGCTCGTCGTGCCCGACTTCGTCAACCCGTTCTTCACCGCGCTCGCCGAGGAGGTCGCGCGCCTGGCGGGCGACCGCCGCGTCCCGCTCGTCGTCGCGCTCTCGACGCGGCACGGCGACGCCGAGTCCGGCCTGGGCCAGCTCCTCGCGAGCGACGGCTCGCTCGGCGGCGTCGTCTACGTGGGCATGTCCCGCACCGACGACCGGCTCGCGCGCGCCGTCGCGGACGGCCTGCCGGTCGTCGTCATCGACGAGGAGGTCGACCTCGACCTGCCGGTCGAGACCATCACCGTCGACAACTACGGCGGCGCCTACCAGGCCACGAGCTACCTCGTGCAGCAGGGGCACCGGCGCATCGCCCACGTCGCCGGCCCCGCGGAGCTGTCCACGACCCAGGACCGACTGCGCGGCTACGTCGACGCGATGCACGACGCCGGACTCGACGTCGATCCGGACCTCGTGCGCCACGGTCCGTACACCGAGCAGTTCGGCGCCTCGACGTTCCCCTACCTCACGCGCCCCGGGAGCGCGCCGACGGCCGTGTTCGTCGGCAGCGACATCGTCGCCGTCGGGATGCTCGGCGCGGCCGAGCTGCACGGGATCTCCATCCCCGAGGACCTCTCGGTCGTCGGGTGCGACGGCATCCGCGTCGGCCAGTGGCTGCGGCCCAAGCTCACGACGCTCGAGCAGCCCGTCGCGGCGCTCGCGCTCGCCGCGATGGACGCGGTCGAGCGGTCCATGGCCGGGGCGCGTCCGGACGGCGTCCCTGCCCGGACCGTCCTGCCGCTGCACCTCGTCGTGCGCGGCTCGGTCGCACGGCCCGCGACACCCTAG
- a CDS encoding glutamine amidotransferase: MSRVLLAGESWINATTDYKGYDAFPHAQLEIGCARLLEALAAEGHEVTHLPSHLVAEDFPSTLDELDAYDVVILSDIGANSLLLPPVVFSQGRPFPNRLKLLAEWVRRGGGLMMAGGYLSFQGFQAKANYHGTAVEAVLPVDILPYDDREETPEGIGGTRTDVEHPVTAGLDREWPILLGYQRLTPKPDATVLATIEGRPLVAVRTEGQGRTLAFASDISPHWAPREFMDWAGYSPLFDQAVTWLAG, translated from the coding sequence ATGAGCCGGGTTCTGCTCGCCGGGGAGTCGTGGATCAACGCGACCACCGACTACAAGGGGTACGACGCGTTCCCCCACGCCCAGCTCGAGATCGGGTGCGCGCGCCTGCTCGAGGCGCTGGCCGCCGAGGGCCACGAGGTCACGCACCTGCCCTCGCACCTCGTCGCCGAGGACTTCCCCTCCACGCTCGACGAGCTCGACGCCTACGACGTCGTGATCCTGTCCGACATCGGCGCCAACTCGCTCCTGCTGCCGCCCGTCGTGTTCTCCCAGGGCCGCCCGTTCCCGAACCGGCTCAAGCTCCTCGCCGAGTGGGTCCGCCGCGGCGGCGGCCTCATGATGGCCGGCGGCTACCTGAGCTTCCAGGGCTTCCAGGCCAAGGCGAACTACCACGGCACCGCCGTCGAGGCCGTCCTGCCCGTCGACATCCTCCCGTACGACGACCGCGAGGAGACCCCCGAGGGCATCGGCGGCACCCGGACCGACGTCGAGCACCCCGTCACCGCCGGCCTCGACCGCGAGTGGCCGATCCTCCTCGGCTACCAGCGCCTCACGCCCAAGCCCGACGCGACCGTCCTCGCCACCATCGAGGGCCGACCGCTCGTCGCCGTCCGCACCGAGGGCCAGGGGCGCACGCTCGCGTTCGCCTCCGACATCTCCCCCCACTGGGCCCCGCGCGAGTTCATGGACTGGGCCGGCTACAGCCCGCTGTTCGACCAGGCCGTCACCTGGCTCGCGGGCTGA